A single Anopheles funestus chromosome 2RL, idAnoFuneDA-416_04, whole genome shotgun sequence DNA region contains:
- the LOC125765561 gene encoding serine-rich adhesin for platelets isoform X2, translating into MDVDSPNALKRCSSAPQINNLLPSTTVGVQPMEEGQSQPVPNTSGNSNSITTTHRINSGGLQHQHLQQVLLSVGHSEQLHTGSASMLNSHNFHQGSTATGSRESLPTSFSNIFTPRVRRFSASFSPLAVISNGSASPGRNGSGTPGPRLTPRISQLRQEECADVSNSREVNHEREIHTAMQMSQSCEDLTLVAENWSFSSGSAGKMVIDDLQNPLHVALPTIGSTCCSSPSPTSRGGIGLQYPTTSPSPTRKFVTRRSMSPCPLRPSPLSSSVKRKFDLEDNYGNCYSPPSKKIFSSERGTSPVCQTPSPSPICPSPDSSTTSFENGSNNNNNNGMGSNVPLCGPFPLAATTSSSSGRITPKFFLTKLTGIPSPGATICSTAPFGTISTMHFGGNSGSSSACSTPTGTTNPIVSLGGGNATLMMDCGVSSSTGGGTECRDSTMEVSHTVGANMYEDRSMAIEEAAGEARTKGTVNSDSIKMACDENETNISDNQRRRRLTIGPSVAISASRELREQVLKSALDPDAAGSCNSNSSNSSSTSSSSSNSSNSSSSSGSSSSTTSDSNNSANTNSSRMSSLAGVGPGGNVLDSSSNTSTSSVDTGGGTTVASAGTAAAATICPSLTSFPMMAIPSNLAEIAES; encoded by the exons ATGGATGTCGATTCGCCCAATGCCCTTAAACGTTGCTCCAGTGCACCACAAATAAATAACCTCCTGCCTAGCACCACGGTTGGTGTGCAGCCGATGGAAGAAGGACAATCGCAACCCGTGCCAAACACCAGCGGTAACAGTAACAGCATCACCACCACGCACAGGATTAACAGTGGCGGCCTACAGCATCAGCATCTTCAGCAAGTACTGCTGTCGGTAGGACATTCGGAACAACTGCACACAGGTAGCGCGAGTATGCTGAACTCACACAATTTCCACCAAGGTTCAACTGCAACAGGATCAAG AGAATCGCTTCCTACATCGTTTTCGAACATATTTACGCCACGCGTACGACGATTTTCCGCTAGCTTCAGTCCGCTGGCTGTGATTTCGAATGGCAGCGCTAGCCCGGGTCGGAATGGTAGTGGAACACCGGGTCCAAGGCTAACGCCACGAATATCGCAGCTTCGGCAGGAAGAGTGTGCGGACGTGAGCAACAGTCGGGAAGTGAATCACGAGCGAGAAATACACACTGCCATGCAGATGTCGCAAAGTTGCGAAGACTTAACGCTGGTTGCCGAAAATTGGTCCTTTTCGTCCGGATCTGCTGGGAAGATGGTGATCGATGATCTGCAAAATCCGCTGCACGTCGCATTACCTACGATCGGTTCCACGTGCTGTTCTAGTCCATCTCCTACGAG TCGCGGAGGGATCGGATTACAGTATCCAACAACGTCGCCCTCGCCGACACGAAAGTTTGTCACACGACGTTCCATGTCTCCGTGTCCATTGCGACCCAGTCCCCTGAGTTCGTCGGTAAAGCGAAAGTTTGATCTAGAGGACAATTATGGTAATTGCTACTCGCCACCATCGAAGAAAATCTTTTCCTCGGAAAG AGGTACATCTCCCGTTTGTCAAACGCCATCACCTTCACCGATCTGTCCCAGTCCGGATTCATCGACGACCTCGTTTGAGAAtggtagcaacaacaacaacaataatggGATGGGCAGCAATGTACCACTGTGCGGACCGTTTCCTCTTGCAGCTACCACCAGCTCCAGCAGTGGACGCATAACACCAAAGTTTTTCCTTACCAAGCTCACCGGTATACCGAGTCCGGGTGCAACGATTTGCTCGACCGCACCGTTCGGAACGATCAGTACGATGCATTTCGGGGGAAACAGTGGTTCGAGCAGTGCCTGTTCTACCCCGACCGGTACCACAAACCCGATCGTGTCTCTTGGTGGTGGAAATGCGACACTAATGATGGATTGTGGCGTAAGTAGCAGTACGGGCGGTGGCACCGAGTGTAGAGATAGCACGATGGAAGTTAGCCACACGGTTGGTGCAAACATGTATGAAGATAGATCTATGGCGATTGAGGAAGCGGCAGGGGAAGCCCGGACGAAGGGCACGGTAAATTCCGATAGCATTAAGATGGCATGTGATGAGAATGAAACGAATATTAGTGATAATCAGCGCCGGCGTAGACTGACCATTGGGCCATCGGTGGCAATCAGTGCTTCGCGAGAATTGCGCGAACAGGTACTGAAATCGGCACTCGACCCAGATGCAGCCGGTagctgcaacagcaacagtagcAACAGTAGTAGCACtagcagtagcagtagtaatagcagcaacagcagtagtagcagcggcagcagcagctccACCACTAGCGATAGTAATAACAGTGCCAACACTAACAGTAGTCGTATGAGTAGCCTAGCCGGGGTTGGCCCCGGTGGAAATGTGCTAGACAGCAGTAGCAATACCAGCACTAGCAGCGTTGATACCGGTGGAGGAACTACGGTAGCAAGTGCTGGTACGGCTGCTGCGGCAACCATCTGTCCCTCACTGACATCGTTTCCCATGATGGCCATACCGAGCAATCTGGCAGAGATTGCAGAATCATGA
- the LOC125765561 gene encoding serine-rich adhesin for platelets isoform X1, which yields MDVDSPNALKRCSSAPQINNLLPSTTVGVQPMEEGQSQPVPNTSGNSNSITTTHRINSGGLQHQHLQQVLLSVGHSEQLHTGSASMLNSHNFHQGSTATGSRESLPTSFSNIFTPRVRRFSASFSPLAVISNGSASPGRNGSGTPGPRLTPRISQLRQEECADVSNSREVNHEREIHTAMQMSQSCEDLTLVAENWSFSSGSAGKMVIDDLQNPLHVALPTIGSTCCSSPSPTSSRGGIGLQYPTTSPSPTRKFVTRRSMSPCPLRPSPLSSSVKRKFDLEDNYGNCYSPPSKKIFSSERGTSPVCQTPSPSPICPSPDSSTTSFENGSNNNNNNGMGSNVPLCGPFPLAATTSSSSGRITPKFFLTKLTGIPSPGATICSTAPFGTISTMHFGGNSGSSSACSTPTGTTNPIVSLGGGNATLMMDCGVSSSTGGGTECRDSTMEVSHTVGANMYEDRSMAIEEAAGEARTKGTVNSDSIKMACDENETNISDNQRRRRLTIGPSVAISASRELREQVLKSALDPDAAGSCNSNSSNSSSTSSSSSNSSNSSSSSGSSSSTTSDSNNSANTNSSRMSSLAGVGPGGNVLDSSSNTSTSSVDTGGGTTVASAGTAAAATICPSLTSFPMMAIPSNLAEIAES from the exons ATGGATGTCGATTCGCCCAATGCCCTTAAACGTTGCTCCAGTGCACCACAAATAAATAACCTCCTGCCTAGCACCACGGTTGGTGTGCAGCCGATGGAAGAAGGACAATCGCAACCCGTGCCAAACACCAGCGGTAACAGTAACAGCATCACCACCACGCACAGGATTAACAGTGGCGGCCTACAGCATCAGCATCTTCAGCAAGTACTGCTGTCGGTAGGACATTCGGAACAACTGCACACAGGTAGCGCGAGTATGCTGAACTCACACAATTTCCACCAAGGTTCAACTGCAACAGGATCAAG AGAATCGCTTCCTACATCGTTTTCGAACATATTTACGCCACGCGTACGACGATTTTCCGCTAGCTTCAGTCCGCTGGCTGTGATTTCGAATGGCAGCGCTAGCCCGGGTCGGAATGGTAGTGGAACACCGGGTCCAAGGCTAACGCCACGAATATCGCAGCTTCGGCAGGAAGAGTGTGCGGACGTGAGCAACAGTCGGGAAGTGAATCACGAGCGAGAAATACACACTGCCATGCAGATGTCGCAAAGTTGCGAAGACTTAACGCTGGTTGCCGAAAATTGGTCCTTTTCGTCCGGATCTGCTGGGAAGATGGTGATCGATGATCTGCAAAATCCGCTGCACGTCGCATTACCTACGATCGGTTCCACGTGCTGTTCTAGTCCATCTCCTACGAG cAGTCGCGGAGGGATCGGATTACAGTATCCAACAACGTCGCCCTCGCCGACACGAAAGTTTGTCACACGACGTTCCATGTCTCCGTGTCCATTGCGACCCAGTCCCCTGAGTTCGTCGGTAAAGCGAAAGTTTGATCTAGAGGACAATTATGGTAATTGCTACTCGCCACCATCGAAGAAAATCTTTTCCTCGGAAAG AGGTACATCTCCCGTTTGTCAAACGCCATCACCTTCACCGATCTGTCCCAGTCCGGATTCATCGACGACCTCGTTTGAGAAtggtagcaacaacaacaacaataatggGATGGGCAGCAATGTACCACTGTGCGGACCGTTTCCTCTTGCAGCTACCACCAGCTCCAGCAGTGGACGCATAACACCAAAGTTTTTCCTTACCAAGCTCACCGGTATACCGAGTCCGGGTGCAACGATTTGCTCGACCGCACCGTTCGGAACGATCAGTACGATGCATTTCGGGGGAAACAGTGGTTCGAGCAGTGCCTGTTCTACCCCGACCGGTACCACAAACCCGATCGTGTCTCTTGGTGGTGGAAATGCGACACTAATGATGGATTGTGGCGTAAGTAGCAGTACGGGCGGTGGCACCGAGTGTAGAGATAGCACGATGGAAGTTAGCCACACGGTTGGTGCAAACATGTATGAAGATAGATCTATGGCGATTGAGGAAGCGGCAGGGGAAGCCCGGACGAAGGGCACGGTAAATTCCGATAGCATTAAGATGGCATGTGATGAGAATGAAACGAATATTAGTGATAATCAGCGCCGGCGTAGACTGACCATTGGGCCATCGGTGGCAATCAGTGCTTCGCGAGAATTGCGCGAACAGGTACTGAAATCGGCACTCGACCCAGATGCAGCCGGTagctgcaacagcaacagtagcAACAGTAGTAGCACtagcagtagcagtagtaatagcagcaacagcagtagtagcagcggcagcagcagctccACCACTAGCGATAGTAATAACAGTGCCAACACTAACAGTAGTCGTATGAGTAGCCTAGCCGGGGTTGGCCCCGGTGGAAATGTGCTAGACAGCAGTAGCAATACCAGCACTAGCAGCGTTGATACCGGTGGAGGAACTACGGTAGCAAGTGCTGGTACGGCTGCTGCGGCAACCATCTGTCCCTCACTGACATCGTTTCCCATGATGGCCATACCGAGCAATCTGGCAGAGATTGCAGAATCATGA
- the LOC125765546 gene encoding RNA-binding protein 5-A-like — protein MDFSPSPDSDTSGYYRNRCRRDERDRGNRGRSKERYRNNSRYSRSRSRSFSRERYSYPRQRSDERDSYRDVNEPGYDDGGWDSRDRFRERSRERDRDRRSRERDRYRDRRDRDKGGRRGGYSPSSMDDGENFDSENEFFYQQKPNNNIIIRGLAPQVTEADINSDLIQCGLQALHVRLIRKRKTGESRGFAFVEFRTEEEATRWICYKQGVLVFNGQHAVMQYTFSMPSKFQTDWYCAKCYAFNFKRRENCFKCHASREDSEIGGDGSDEMSNILTKKIMLRNLDVLTNEESVMSVMQKKLPAELVQKIGKVVICRDPLTSISRGMCYVHFENLVDSMNTHNALKELDPPLRIDNREVIISYCMDTENRNLMKLHQHPHQGREASRQGYSNQNHGGQGNGSGSNSNNYQGNGAGGSNASYRTDGGNNFDRNGYGNNHNSHGMNKNSSGGGGGGGRGSFQDITAPPPSGSAVGSSSMISSSSSSAAMGSLPENYTLADVPRLAEYSASMYASNAAEHKHYLQYYTEYYTNQLSTVNDGQAAGPRTSAGLGETANSGAAVAQSAIARKQQSGPNSGKSDKSDVYGPVMGASNAPVQSGPQLPVPNGVDGRKYPTPDTSLYQYDETSGFYYDPTTGLYYDANSQYYYNSETSSYLYWDSENQTYVAAPASSCASNSTATVPGTQQMTSKSESAASLAENAEKMEKSKSKEQAPPQDKVKVAKKIVKDMEKWAKQLNQKKDYSVIQPPARIEEATLYSSLGPSKPMSESLGGLGSAGYADVGFSLLEKKERAGGGGVVSTASMMAGGLGASSGSGSTYPASSGVTKPVTSATSAYGGSDSDNDFGDGEGGPSDRDLVDFDRLTCLLCKRAFQSQEILMKHVKMSSLHKENLQKLNASFRAGGGSRGGGGSSDGGSGGPFNGLQYRDRAKERRQKYGEDEAPPVNRSKERFQREIEKQTQSQSAYPQGTASAVPIGQNNIGNKLLQKMGWSEGQGLGRTNQGRVNIIEAEARVANVGLGIKANAAAQFGRTTDDYKTYIKKMMKSRYEQVDVKD, from the exons ATGGATT TCTCACCGAGCCCAGACAGTGATACTTCTGGCTACTATAGAAATCGCTGCCGACGTGATGAGCGCGACCGGGGCAATCGAGGAAGATCGAA GGAACGGTACCGAAATAACAGCCGCTACAGCCGTAGCCGGTCGCGGTCTTTCAGCAGAGAGCGCTACTCTTATCCCCGGCAGAGAAGTGACGAACGCGATTCTTACCGGGATGTGAATGAACCAGGATACGATGACGGTGGCTGGGACAG CCGCGACCGATTTCGTGAACGAAGTCGCGAACGGGATCGCGATCGTAGATCTCGCGAACGAGATCGCTATCGAGATCGAAG GGATCGCGACAAAGGAGGTCGCCGTGGTGGCTACTCTCCCAGCTCCATGGATGATGGGGAAAATTTTGATAGTGAAAATGAGTTTTTCtatcaacaaaaacccaacaacaaTATCATCATCCGCGGTTTGGCACCACAGGTCACTGAAGCTGAT ATTAACAGCGATCTAATCCAGTGCGGTTTGCAGGCGCTGCACGTTAGGTTGATCCGGAAACGAAAGACAG GTGAATCGAGGGGTTTCGCATTTGTCGAGTTTCGCACTGAAGAGGAAGCAACTCGTTGGATATGTTACAAACAG GGTGTGCTGGTATTCAACGGACAGCATGCCGTCATGCAGTACACATTTTCGATGCCGTCGAAATTTCAGACAGATTGGTATTGCGCTAAG TGTTACGCGTTCAACTTCAAACGAagggaaaactgcttcaaatGTCACGCATCACGCGAGGACAGTGAAATTGGAGGTGATGGCAGTGATGAGATGAGCAACATTTTGACGAAAAAGATCATGCTGCGCAATCTGGATGTGCTGACGAATGAGGAAAGTGTCATGAGCGTTATGCAGAAGAAATTGCCTGCCGAGTTGGTGCAGAAAATCGGAAAGGTGGTCATTTGTCGTGATCCGCTGACGTCCATTTCTCGCGGGATGTGTTATGTGCATTTCGAAAATCTGGTTGATTCGATGAACACGCACAATGCCCTGAAGGAGCTAGATCCACCGCTCAGAATCGACAACCGGGAGGTTATAATATCGTACTGCATGGATACAGAGAACAGGAACTTGATGAAACTGCATCAGCATCCCCATCAAGGCAGGGAAGCCAGTCGGCAGGGTTACAGCAACCAAAACCATGGCGGACAAGGCAATGGAAGCGGTAGTAATTCGAACAATTACCAAGGCAATGGTGCTGGCGGCAGCAATGCTAGCTATCGAACCGATGGTGGAAACAACTTTGATCGCAACGGTTACGGCAATAATCACAATTCGCATGGGATGAATAAGAATagcagtggtggtggtggtggtggtggtcgagGATCATTTCAGGACATTACCGCACCACCGCCAAGCGGATCTGCGGTCGGTTCATCGAGCATGATTTCCTCTTCCTCTTCATCAGCTGCAATGGGCAGTTTACCGGAGAACTATACGCTTGCTGATGTACCGCGTTTGGCCGAGTATAGTGCTTCTATGTACGCGTCAAATGCGGCCGAACATAAACACTATCTGCAATATTATACAGAATACTACACAAATCAGCTGTCGACCGTTAACGACGGACAAGCGGCAGGACCGCGTACTTCCGCTGGCTTAGGTGAAACGGCCAACAGTGGTGCGGCTGTGGCTCAGTCAGCGATAGCACGCAAACAGCAATCCGGTCCCAATAGTGGAAAATCGGACAAATCCGATGTTTATGGTCCTGTGATGGGCGCTTCAAATGCGCCAGTCCAGTCCGGACCGCAGCTTCCCGTTCCGAACGGTGTAGACGGTCGAAAGTATC CTACGCCGGATACCTCGCTCTATCAGTACGACGAAACCTCTGGCTTTTATTACGATCCTACCACCGGGCTTTACTACGACGCCAACTCGCAGTACTATTACAACAGTGAAACCAGCTCATACCTTTATTGGGACTCCGAAAATCAAACATACGTCGCCGCACCTGCATCTTCTTGCGCGTCCAACAGTACTGCAACAGTTCCCGGCACGCAGCAGATGACGAGCAAGTCGGAAAGCGCTGCTTCGCTGGCTGAAAATGCAGAGAAGATGGAAAAATCCAAATCAAAAGAGCAAGCACCTCCCCAGGACAAGGTTAAAGTTGCCAAGAAGATCGTCAAAGACATGGAGAAGTGGGCGAAGCAGCTTAACCAAAAGAAGGACTACAGCGTCATACAGCCGCCTGCACGGATTGAGGAGGCCACGCTGTACTCGTCGTTAGGACCATCCAAACCAATGTCGGAATCGCTCGGTGGACTCGGTAGCGCGGGTTATGCAGATGTAGGCTTTTCGTTGCTGGAGAAAAAGGAACGCGCTGGTGGTGGCGGAGTCGTAAGCACTGCGTCCATGATGGCTGGTGGCTTGGGAGCAAGTTCTGGTTCAGGATCAACGTATCCAGCAAGCAGTGGTGTGACTAAACCGGTCACAAGTGCTACATCAGCGTACGGTGGTTCAGATTCCGACAATGATTTTGGTGACGGTGAAGGAGGTCCTTCCGATCGAGATCTGGTTGATTTTGATCGATTAACCTGTCTTCTATGCAAGCGTGCATTCCAATCGCAGGAAATTCTAATGAAGCATGTTAAAATGTCCTCACTGCACAAAGAAAATCTACAAAAGCTGAACGCAAGCTTTCGTGCTGGTGGTGGATCAAGAGGAGGCGGTGGCAGTAGTGATGGTGGTTCGGGTGGTCCGTTCAATGGGTTGCAGTACCGGGATCGTGCAAAGGAACGCAGGCAAAAGTATGGTGAGGACGAAGCACCACCAGTTAATCGAAGCAAGGAACGATTCCAGCGAGAGAtcgaaaagcaaacacaatcCCAGTCTGCCTATCCACAGGGCACTGCTTCTGCTGTACCGATTGGGCAGAATAACATTGGCAATAAGTTGCTACAAAAGATGGGCTGGTCCGAAGGGCAAGGCCTGGGAAGAACCAATCAAGGGCGTGTGAATATTATTGAG GCGGAGGCGCGCGTGGCAAACGTTGGATTGGGCATTAAAGCCAATGCTGCAGCACAGTTCGGGCGTACAACGGACGATTACAAAACGTACAtaaagaaaatgatgaaatcGCGCTACGAGCAGGTAGACGTGAAAGATTGA
- the LOC125765566 gene encoding ATP-dependent RNA helicase vasa: MSDDWEECDEGRSFDQPNFNDVSESVAGENTNNGFDGYEANNGFDDDNNGGFQSYENGGEDDYGSRRGGRGGRGGGRGRGRGRGGRDGGFGGERNGNYRDRNGDSRPPYSGNDPSMDEVKSDKPKSLYIPPLPTEDESLIFGSGISSGINFEKFDDIEVRVSGENPPNPVDNFEQSGLREEVMTNVRKSKYTKPTPIQRYAIPIIQNGRDLMACAQTGSGKTAAFMLPMIHNLLDMEDALELRTRNPYIVIVAPTRELAIQIHEEGRKFAHGTKLKVCVSYGGTAVHHQLQLMRGGCHILVGTPGRLLDFIDREHLTLENVKFMVLDEADRMLDMGFLPSIEKVMGHATMPNKQNRQTLMFSATFPSEIQELAGKFLNNYICVFVGIVGGACADVEQTVHLVEKFKKRKKLEEILNESNPKGTLVFVETKRNADYLASLMSETQFPTTSIHGDRMQREREMALDDFKNGRMDVLIATSVAARGLDIKNVSHVINYDLPKSIDDYVHRIGRTGRVGNKGRATSFYEPEADRAMASDLVKILTQAGQSVPDFLKDAGGASTYMGASQFGGKDIRDSHGSRVDAQPAALEPEEAWD, encoded by the exons ATGAGTGACGATTGGGAAGAG TGCGATGAGGGACGAAGCTTCGATCAGCCTAACTTCAATGATGTTAGCGAAAGCGTTGCCGGCGAAAATACCAACAACGGATTTGATGGTTACGAAGCAAACAACGGCTTCGATGACG ACAATAACGGCGGATTTCAAAGCTACGAAAATGGTGGTGAAGATGATTACGGTAGCCGTCGTGGGGGCCGTGGAGGACGAGGTGGTGGTCGCGGTCGCGGTCGTGGTCGTGGCGGACGAGATGGTGGTTTTGGCGGCGAAAGGAACGGAAACTACCGTGATCGCAACGGGGACAGTCGGCCTCCGTATTCCGGCAACGATCCGAGCATGGACGAAGTTAAGTCAGATAAACCGAAAAGTCTGTACATTCCACCGTTGCCGACCGAAGATGAATCTTTGATCTTTGGATCTGGCATTAGTTCGGGTAtaaatttcgaaaaattcgACGACATCGAGGTGCGTGTATCGGGTGAGAATCCACCGAACCCGGTGGACAACTTCGAGCAATCTGGACTGCGCGAGGAGGTGATGACAAATGTACGCAAGTCGAAGTACACAAAACCGACGCCCATCCAGCGTTATGCCATTCCGATTATCCAGAACGGCCGCGATCTGATGGCTTGCGCACAGACTGGCTCGGGTAAGACAGCCGCATTTATGCTGCCCATGATTCATAACTTGCTGGACATGGAAGACGCACTGGAGCTGCGAACGCGCAATCCGTACATCGTAATTGTAGCCCCAACTCGTGAGCTTGCAATTCAAATCCACGAAGAAGGGCGCAAATTTGCACACGGAACAAAGCTGAAGGTGTGCGTATCGTACGGCGGAACGGCCGTACATCACCAGCTGCAGCTAATGCGGGGCGGATGCCACATCTTGGTAGGAACGCCCGGCCGATTGCTAGATTTTATTGACCGCGAGCATCTGACGTTGGAGAACGTCAAATTCATGGTGCTGGATGAAGCTGACCGAATGCTGGACATGGGTTTTCTCCCTTCGATCGAGAAAGTGATGGGACACGCGACAATGCCCAACAAGCAAAATCGCCAGACGCTGATGTTTTCAGCCACGTTTCCTTCTGAAATTCAGGAATTAGCGGGcaaatttttgaacaattacATTTGCGTGTTCGTCGGAATCGTGGGTGGCGCTTGTGCGGATGTGGAGCAAACTGTTCATCTGGTGGAAAAGTTCAAGAAGCGCAAGAAGCTGGAAGAGATCTTGAACGAGTCAAACCCAAAGGGTACACTCGTGTTCGTGGAGACCAAGCGTAATGCAGACTATCTGGCCTCCCTAATGTCCGAGACTCAGTTCCCGACTACTTCCATTCATGGCGATCGAATGCAACGTGAGCGTGAAATGGCCCTGGACGATTTTAAAAATGGCCGAATGGATGTGTTGATTGCGACGTCCGTAGCTGCCCGTGGGTTGGACATTAAAAATGTGTCCCACGTTATTAACTACGATTTGCCCAAGAGCATCGACGATTACGTGCACCGCATCGGCCGTACTGGTCGCGTCGGAAACAAGGGGCGTGCGACTAGCTTCTACGAACCGGAGGCAGACCGGGCCATGGCGAGCGATTTGGTCAAAATCTTGACTCAAGCTGGTCAATCAGTGCCGGACTTCCTGAAAGATGCTGGCGGTGCCAGCACTTACATGGGAGCATCTCAGTTCGGCGGCAAGGACATCCGTGACTCGCACGGTTCCCGTGTAGATGCCCAGCCGGCTGCACTTGAGCCTGAAGAAGCCTGGGATTAA
- the LOC125765604 gene encoding uncharacterized protein LOC125765604, with protein MKHFIAVVVLCLGVAKLSEAGRPVSTEVVQKLKELEPVYKQLQDTVINEVAGAKLATATSTDAFYKAVIADKETSLATSVQLEDDMIYQLNGQGPSADSSCLQMIRSLVDNNMNVAGVGYSNCVNKVEAGVNEELDKVYKLLQVDESELFDISLLDVFQGENIILDPSKIVTKLNDKRTEIDGISLNFVSTINAAVNAYASRLGDLQNTYKTCLLSNESILKATFESGKNQLVQICLGSIVQ; from the exons ATGAAGCATTTCATCGCGGTGGTAGTATTATGTCTCGGAGTGGCCAAG CTCTCGGAGGCCGGTCGTCCCGTTTCAACGGAAGTGGTCCAAAAGCTGAAGGAACTCGAGCCAGTCTACAAACAGCTGCAGGATACAGTGATCAACGAGGTAGCTGGGGCGAAGCTAGCTACAGCCACTAGTACCGATGCATTCTACAAAGCAGTCATTGCCGACAAGGAGACGTCTCTGGCCACCTCGGTTCAGCTTGAGGACGACATGATTTACCAGCTGAATGGACAAGGACCGTCGGCCGATTCGTCCTGCTTACAAATGATCCGCAGTCTCGTAGACAACAACATGAACGTTGCTGGCGTTGGCTACTCGAACTGCGTCAACAAGGTCGAGGCAGGAGTGAACGAGGAATTGGACAAGGTCTACAAGCTGCTGCAGGTTGATGAATCAGAGCTCTTTGACATCAGTCTGTTGGATGTTTTCCAAGGCGAGAACATCATCTTGGATCCATCGAAGATCGTCACCAAATTGAACGACAAGAGAACCGAGATTGACGGTATTTCGTTGAACTTCGTCTCCACTATTAACGCAGCCGTCAATGCATATGCTTCCCGTCTTGGTGATCTGCAAAACACGTACAAAACCTGTCTGCTCAGCAATGAATCCATTCTGAAGGCTACTTTCGAGAGCGGCAAGAATCAACTCGTTCAAATTTGTCTGGGATCTATTGTCCAGTAA